Proteins encoded within one genomic window of Polaribacter sp. NJDZ03:
- a CDS encoding 2-oxoglutarate dehydrogenase E1 component, with the protein MDKFSFLNAAHTGFIADLYDKYLINPDAVEPSWRSFFQGYDLANENYSLKDEEEVSSEIPQEVRKEFFVVDLINGYRTRGHLFTKTNPVRDRRQYYPTLDLENFGLSEIDLDKEFSAGELLGLGKATLSEIIKNLQRIYCDSIGVEYMYMRNPEKLKWWHERFNKNDNHPNYSTEAKKYILGKLNQAVTFESFLQTKYVGQKRFSLEGGETLIPGISVLLRDAAEIYGVKECVLGMAHRGRLNTLVNIFKKPVRDLFSEFEGKDFEDEDIDGDVKYHLGLTLSKTYRDGNEIKMNLVPNPSHLETVAAVTEGITRAKIDRKYDGDSSKILPIIIHGDAAIAGQGIAYEVTQMAKLNGYKTGGTIHIVVNNQIGFTTNYLDARSSTYCTDVAKVTLSPVLHVNADDTEAVCHAMEMALEFRMKFKQDIFIDLLGYRKYGHNEGDEPRFTQPTLYKAISKHKNPKDIYAAQLIAEGAIDNSYLKEITSEFKQMLEREFDEAKKVEKSIVREFMQSTWEGFERQDLDAMLLTDDTKYSEVKLKEIAKVVSTVPEGANFVRKAERILAGRAKMAFETNNLDWGMAETLAYGSLMEEGYNIRISGQDVERGTFSHRHAILRDEVTEERINLLNTNPNNKGQMTIYNSLLSEYGVLGFDYGYAMANPNTLTIWEAQFGDFSNGAQIMFDQYISAAEDKWKLQNGIVVLLPHGYEGQGSEHSSARIERYLQLCAIDNMTVANCTTPSNFYHLLRRQMKRTYRKPLIVFTPKSLLRHPKAVNTIQDLATSEFQEVIDDTLAPKKVKKIVFCMGKFYYDLLEERENLERDDIALVRIEQLFPLHLEKIQKVIDRYPNVEEYIWAQEEPRNMGAWSYMLERFELVKLTVRSRKYYAVPAAGSSTRFKKRHKAVIDSVFDTE; encoded by the coding sequence ATGGATAAATTTTCGTTTTTAAACGCAGCACACACAGGCTTTATAGCTGATTTATATGATAAGTATTTGATAAACCCAGATGCCGTAGAACCAAGCTGGAGAAGCTTTTTTCAGGGATATGATTTAGCAAATGAGAATTATTCTTTAAAAGATGAAGAAGAAGTTTCATCAGAAATACCTCAAGAAGTTCGTAAAGAGTTCTTTGTTGTAGATTTAATTAATGGGTATAGAACACGTGGTCATTTATTTACAAAAACAAACCCAGTTAGAGATAGAAGACAATATTACCCAACTTTAGATCTTGAAAACTTTGGTCTTTCCGAAATCGATTTAGACAAAGAATTTTCGGCAGGTGAGCTTTTAGGCTTAGGAAAAGCAACACTTTCTGAAATTATAAAAAACTTACAACGTATTTACTGCGATTCTATTGGTGTAGAATACATGTACATGCGTAACCCAGAAAAATTAAAATGGTGGCATGAACGTTTTAATAAAAACGACAACCACCCTAACTACTCTACAGAAGCTAAAAAATATATTTTAGGAAAATTAAATCAAGCAGTAACCTTTGAAAGTTTTTTACAAACTAAATACGTTGGTCAAAAACGATTTTCTTTAGAGGGTGGAGAAACTTTAATACCTGGTATTAGTGTTCTTTTAAGAGATGCTGCAGAAATATACGGAGTTAAAGAATGTGTTTTAGGAATGGCTCATAGAGGGCGTTTAAACACTTTGGTTAATATCTTTAAAAAACCTGTAAGAGATTTATTTAGTGAATTTGAAGGTAAAGATTTTGAAGATGAAGATATTGATGGAGATGTAAAATACCATTTAGGGTTAACGTTAAGTAAAACCTACAGAGATGGTAATGAAATTAAAATGAATTTAGTTCCAAATCCATCTCATTTAGAAACTGTAGCTGCAGTAACAGAAGGAATTACTAGAGCTAAAATAGACAGAAAATACGATGGTGATTCTAGTAAGATATTACCAATTATAATTCATGGAGATGCTGCAATTGCAGGCCAAGGTATTGCGTATGAGGTTACTCAAATGGCAAAATTAAATGGTTATAAAACAGGTGGTACAATTCACATTGTTGTAAATAATCAAATTGGTTTTACAACTAATTATTTAGACGCACGTTCTAGTACGTACTGTACAGATGTTGCAAAAGTAACTTTATCGCCAGTATTACACGTAAATGCAGACGATACAGAAGCTGTTTGTCATGCAATGGAAATGGCGTTAGAGTTTAGAATGAAGTTTAAACAAGATATTTTTATCGATTTATTAGGCTATAGAAAATATGGCCATAATGAAGGTGATGAACCTCGTTTTACACAACCAACCTTATACAAAGCAATCTCAAAACATAAAAATCCAAAAGATATTTATGCTGCACAATTAATTGCAGAAGGAGCTATAGATAATTCATATTTAAAAGAAATTACTTCAGAGTTCAAACAAATGCTTGAAAGAGAATTTGATGAAGCTAAAAAAGTAGAAAAATCTATTGTTAGAGAGTTTATGCAATCTACTTGGGAAGGTTTTGAACGCCAAGATTTAGATGCAATGTTACTTACAGATGATACAAAGTATTCTGAAGTAAAATTAAAAGAAATTGCAAAAGTAGTTTCTACAGTACCAGAAGGAGCAAATTTTGTTAGAAAAGCAGAACGTATATTAGCAGGAAGAGCAAAAATGGCTTTTGAAACCAATAATTTAGATTGGGGAATGGCAGAAACGTTAGCTTACGGTTCTTTAATGGAAGAAGGATATAACATTCGTATTTCTGGACAAGATGTAGAAAGAGGAACGTTTTCTCACAGACATGCTATCTTGCGTGATGAAGTTACAGAAGAACGCATCAACTTACTAAACACAAACCCAAATAATAAAGGACAAATGACGATTTACAATTCGTTATTGTCTGAATACGGTGTACTTGGTTTTGATTATGGTTACGCCATGGCAAACCCAAATACATTAACAATTTGGGAAGCGCAGTTTGGAGATTTCTCTAACGGTGCACAAATTATGTTTGACCAATATATTTCTGCGGCAGAAGATAAATGGAAATTACAAAACGGAATTGTAGTCTTATTACCTCACGGTTATGAAGGACAAGGTTCTGAGCATTCATCTGCTAGAATAGAACGTTATTTACAATTATGTGCCATAGATAATATGACGGTTGCAAATTGTACAACACCTTCTAACTTTTATCATTTATTGCGTAGACAAATGAAACGTACGTATAGAAAACCTTTAATTGTATTTACACCTAAAAGTTTATTACGTCATCCAAAAGCAGTTAATACGATTCAAGATTTAGCTACTAGTGAATTTCAAGAAGTTATAGATGATACACTAGCACCTAAAAAAGTTAAGAAAATAGTTTTCTGTATGGGTAAATTCTATTATGATTTATTGGAAGAAAGAGAAAACTTAGAAAGAGACGATATTGCACTAGTAAGAATTGAGCAATTATTCCCTTTACATTTAGAGAAAATACAGAAAGTAATAGACAGATATCCTAATGTGGAAGAATATATATGGGCACAAGAAGAACCAAGAAACATGGGAGCTTGGAGTTATATGTTAGAACGTTTTGAGTTGGTAAAATTAACAGTTCGTTCTCGTAAATACTATGCAGTACCTGCAGCTGGTTCTAGTACAAGATTTAAAAAACGTCATAAAGCTGTTATAGACAGTGTTTTTGATACTGAGTAA
- the odhB gene encoding 2-oxoglutarate dehydrogenase complex dihydrolipoyllysine-residue succinyltransferase, giving the protein MSVLEMKVPSPGESITEVEIATWLVEDGDYVEKDQPIAEVDSDKATLELPAEESGIITLKAEEGDAVAVGAVVCLIDTSAAKPDGDAPAKTETPKEEKKVEVKEAPKAATYATGTASPAAKKVLAEKGIAPSAVKGSGKDGRITKDDAVKAVPSMGTQPASGSRGTERKKMSMLRRKVAERLVAVKSETAMLTTFNEVNMQPIFDLRTEYKEAFKAKHGVGLGFMSFFTLAVVRALKLFPDVNSMIDGDYQIKNDFQDISIAVSGPKGLMVPVIRNAENLSFRGVESEVKRLAIRARDGQITIDEMTGGTFTITNGGVFGSMLSTPILNPPQSGILGMHNIVNRPMAVNGGIVIQPIMYVALSYDHRIVDGRESVGFLVAVKEALENPMELLMDNNPAKALEM; this is encoded by the coding sequence ATGAGTGTTTTAGAAATGAAAGTTCCTTCTCCAGGAGAATCAATTACAGAAGTAGAAATTGCAACTTGGTTAGTAGAAGATGGTGATTATGTAGAAAAAGATCAACCAATTGCAGAAGTAGATTCTGACAAAGCAACCTTAGAATTGCCTGCTGAAGAAAGTGGAATTATCACTTTAAAAGCAGAAGAGGGTGACGCTGTTGCCGTTGGTGCAGTTGTTTGTTTAATTGACACTAGCGCTGCTAAACCAGATGGTGATGCACCTGCTAAAACAGAAACGCCAAAAGAAGAAAAGAAAGTTGAAGTAAAAGAAGCGCCAAAAGCAGCTACTTACGCAACTGGAACAGCTTCTCCGGCAGCTAAAAAAGTATTAGCTGAAAAAGGAATTGCTCCTTCTGCTGTAAAAGGTAGTGGAAAAGATGGAAGAATTACCAAAGACGATGCTGTAAAAGCAGTACCATCTATGGGAACACAACCAGCAAGTGGTTCTAGAGGAACAGAGCGTAAAAAAATGTCTATGTTACGTAGAAAAGTTGCAGAGCGTTTGGTAGCTGTAAAAAGCGAAACGGCTATGTTAACTACTTTTAACGAAGTAAACATGCAACCAATTTTTGATCTACGTACAGAATATAAAGAAGCTTTTAAAGCGAAACACGGAGTAGGATTAGGCTTTATGTCTTTCTTTACATTAGCAGTGGTTAGAGCTTTAAAATTATTTCCAGATGTAAACTCTATGATTGATGGAGATTACCAAATTAAAAATGATTTTCAAGATATTTCTATTGCAGTTTCTGGACCAAAAGGTTTAATGGTTCCTGTAATTAGAAATGCAGAAAACTTATCTTTTAGAGGTGTAGAATCTGAAGTAAAACGTTTAGCAATTAGAGCAAGAGACGGACAAATAACTATAGATGAAATGACTGGTGGAACATTTACAATCACTAACGGTGGTGTATTTGGTTCTATGTTGTCTACGCCTATTTTAAACCCTCCACAAAGTGGAATTTTAGGAATGCACAACATTGTAAACAGACCAATGGCAGTAAATGGCGGAATTGTAATTCAGCCAATTATGTATGTTGCTTTATCTTACGATCACAGAATTGTAGATGGTAGAGAATCTGTTGGTTTCTTAGTTGCTGTTAAAGAGGCTTTAGAAAACCCAATGGAATTATTGATGGACAACAATCCAGCAAAAGCATTAGAAATGTAG
- a CDS encoding SDR family oxidoreductase → MKQIKGKTALITGGASGIGKIMVRLLLERGAKVIIWDINNSKIHETILEFANKGDLVGHVVDVSDINQIKETAKKVIQETGTVDILINNAGIVAGKFFHEHTTKDIVKTMEINANAPMFITREFLEGMLDQNSGHICNIASSGGLISNPKMSVYAASKWSLIGWSDSLRLEMKQLKKSIHVTTIMPYYINTGMFDGVQSKIPILDPEAASLTIIKAIENNKRMVTIPGYIYRLTRIGQGFMSLNMFDWFAGTVLGIYKTMEHFTGRKK, encoded by the coding sequence ATGAAACAAATAAAAGGTAAAACAGCACTAATAACCGGCGGAGCATCTGGTATTGGTAAAATAATGGTTCGTTTACTATTAGAACGCGGAGCCAAAGTGATTATTTGGGATATCAACAATTCTAAAATTCATGAAACTATTTTAGAATTCGCTAACAAAGGTGATCTTGTTGGTCATGTAGTTGATGTTTCTGATATCAATCAAATTAAAGAAACTGCTAAAAAAGTAATACAAGAAACTGGCACCGTAGATATTCTTATAAATAATGCAGGCATTGTTGCTGGTAAGTTTTTTCATGAACACACGACAAAGGATATAGTAAAAACAATGGAAATTAATGCCAATGCGCCAATGTTTATAACTAGGGAGTTTTTAGAAGGGATGTTAGATCAAAATTCTGGACACATCTGTAATATTGCTTCTTCCGGAGGCTTAATTTCTAACCCTAAAATGTCTGTATACGCAGCAAGTAAATGGTCTTTAATTGGATGGTCTGATAGTTTACGTTTAGAGATGAAACAATTAAAAAAGAGTATTCATGTAACTACCATAATGCCTTACTATATAAATACAGGAATGTTTGACGGCGTACAATCTAAAATACCAATTCTAGATCCTGAGGCAGCTTCCCTTACCATTATTAAAGCAATAGAGAATAATAAACGAATGGTAACCATTCCAGGCTACATATATAGACTTACAAGAATAGGACAAGGTTTTATGTCTCTTAACATGTTCGATTGGTTTGCCGGCACCGTATTAGGTATTTATAAAACTATGGAACATTTTACAGGTCGCAAAAAGTAA
- a CDS encoding aldehyde dehydrogenase, producing the protein MTETSKDIILKNIAAHKTFFSTHKTKDIGFRLTQLKTLKKAILQYQQKIEAALWQDLHKSPEEAYLTEISLVIGEIDNHVKHLKKWAAPKRVASPLHLKPASSKIMYEPLGTALIVAPWNYPFQLLINTLVGAISAGCCSVLKPSPDTPTVAKVMDDMIAENFDSNYISVVHGGRETNTLLFAQRFDIIFFTGSPKVGKVVMKAAAENLTPVVLELGGKSPCIVDADANIDIAAKRIIWGKLINAGQTCIAPDYLFAHESIKDELLNKIAKNIKLMYGDDIKQSRFYPRIVNDDAVMRLSGLLNEGTIHTGGEIDMKEKFIAPTIIDNVQPDFKIMQAEIFGPILPVMSFSHINETIDYINKNEKPLAFYYFGKNKNAKDILAKTSSGGACINDTLMHVSNHNLPFGGVGNSGLGNYHGQNSFFAFSHKRAVVTNPTWIDLPLKYIPFKYFNIIKKLL; encoded by the coding sequence ATGACAGAAACATCAAAAGATATTATTCTTAAAAATATAGCAGCACATAAAACATTTTTTTCTACACATAAAACAAAAGATATTGGCTTTCGATTAACGCAATTAAAAACGTTAAAAAAAGCCATTCTTCAATATCAACAAAAAATTGAAGCTGCTTTATGGCAAGATTTACACAAATCGCCAGAAGAAGCATATTTAACAGAAATAAGTCTTGTTATTGGTGAAATTGACAACCATGTTAAACATTTAAAAAAATGGGCAGCTCCTAAAAGAGTTGCCTCACCACTTCATTTAAAACCAGCCTCTAGTAAAATTATGTATGAGCCTTTGGGTACAGCATTAATTGTTGCTCCTTGGAACTATCCTTTTCAACTGCTTATAAACACTTTAGTTGGAGCAATTTCGGCTGGTTGTTGTAGTGTATTAAAACCATCTCCAGACACACCAACAGTTGCTAAGGTTATGGACGATATGATTGCAGAAAACTTTGACTCTAATTATATAAGTGTCGTGCATGGCGGTAGAGAAACCAATACCTTATTATTTGCACAACGTTTCGATATTATTTTCTTTACAGGAAGTCCTAAAGTTGGTAAAGTAGTTATGAAAGCTGCCGCAGAAAATCTAACACCAGTTGTTTTAGAATTAGGCGGTAAAAGTCCGTGTATAGTAGATGCCGATGCCAATATAGACATTGCCGCTAAACGAATTATTTGGGGAAAATTAATTAATGCAGGACAAACATGTATTGCGCCAGATTACCTTTTTGCACACGAATCTATTAAAGACGAATTACTAAATAAAATTGCCAAAAACATCAAATTGATGTATGGTGATGATATTAAACAAAGTCGTTTTTATCCGCGCATTGTAAATGACGATGCAGTAATGCGTTTGAGTGGCTTATTAAACGAAGGAACGATACATACAGGTGGAGAAATCGATATGAAAGAAAAATTTATTGCTCCTACTATTATAGATAATGTTCAGCCAGATTTTAAAATCATGCAAGCAGAAATATTCGGACCAATATTGCCTGTAATGAGTTTTAGTCATATTAATGAAACTATAGATTACATCAATAAAAATGAAAAACCTTTGGCTTTCTATTATTTTGGAAAAAACAAAAATGCAAAAGATATTTTAGCCAAAACCTCATCTGGTGGCGCTTGTATTAATGATACGTTAATGCACGTAAGCAACCACAATTTACCATTTGGCGGTGTAGGAAATAGCGGATTAGGAAACTATCACGGACAAAACAGTTTTTTTGCTTTTAGCCATAAAAGAGCCGTTGTTACCAACCCAACTTGGATAGATTTACCTTTAAAATATATCCCTTTTAAATATTTTAATATTATTAAAAAACTTCTTTAA
- a CDS encoding alpha/beta hydrolase: MNKLIASIRKPIYFKRLAVVLCIFLLSSCASKKISDITYVKDSKALVTSFPQLDIYKTRKSKDNPVVIFIHGGYWNEGKKGIYGFLGRNFAKKGVVTVIPNYTLSPNGNYDTMAKEVTAAIKWTYENIEKYNGNPEQIFLMGHSAGGHLIALVGTNPKYLNNKEMVKGIILNDAAGLDMYSFLKKYPPTKEHNYDVTWTSKEENWKDASPIYFVSEKTPPIFMITGTKTFPSIISQNKEFVEKLHTFQPSVHINFQEKKHIPMMSQFFWPWNKNYKEILKFIDINK; the protein is encoded by the coding sequence ATGAACAAATTAATAGCATCAATTCGTAAACCTATTTATTTTAAAAGACTAGCTGTAGTTTTATGTATCTTTTTATTATCTAGCTGTGCGTCTAAAAAAATAAGCGATATAACTTATGTAAAAGATTCAAAAGCATTAGTAACTTCTTTTCCTCAATTAGATATATACAAGACTCGAAAGTCTAAAGACAACCCCGTTGTAATTTTTATTCATGGTGGTTATTGGAATGAAGGTAAAAAAGGAATCTACGGATTTTTAGGTAGAAATTTCGCCAAAAAAGGTGTGGTAACTGTTATTCCTAACTATACGTTAAGCCCTAATGGTAATTACGATACGATGGCAAAAGAAGTTACTGCAGCCATAAAATGGACTTATGAAAACATCGAAAAGTACAACGGAAACCCTGAACAAATATTTTTAATGGGCCATTCTGCAGGCGGACATTTAATTGCGTTGGTAGGAACGAATCCTAAATATTTAAACAATAAAGAGATGGTTAAAGGAATCATTTTAAATGATGCTGCAGGGCTAGATATGTATTCTTTTTTAAAGAAATACCCACCAACTAAAGAACATAATTATGATGTAACTTGGACAAGCAAAGAAGAAAATTGGAAAGATGCTTCACCCATTTATTTTGTATCAGAAAAAACACCACCTATATTTATGATAACCGGAACAAAAACATTTCCATCAATTATTTCTCAAAATAAAGAATTTGTAGAAAAGTTACATACATTTCAACCAAGCGTTCACATCAATTTTCAAGAAAAGAAACACATACCAATGATGAGCCAATTCTTTTGGCCATGGAATAAGAATTACAAAGAGATACTTAAATTTATAGATATTAATAAATAG
- a CDS encoding helix-turn-helix domain-containing protein, translating into MSKNPELELALQFIDKTDRNIFVTGKAGTGKTTFLHQIKKESLKRMVIVAPTGVAAINAKGVTIHSFFQMPFGPILPDQIANTNQQRKFSKTKIDIIKSLDLIIIDEISMVRADLLDGIDQVMRRYKNRNKVFGGAQVLMIGDLQQLAPVVRPNEWSLLQQHYNTVYFFSSKAYQEADVVSIELKHIYRQKNEDFITILNEIRTDTLSEKSAEILNRNYDPTFSPTKDDGYITLTTHNNRANLINSSELNKLNTKSYFFKADVSGKFNDNAFPNDEKLELKMGAQVMFIKNDSSPDKRYYNGKIGIITDISLQNVTVQCPNEIDEIVTERETWDNVNYSINEETKEIKEDVIGSFSQIPLRLAWAITIHKSQGLTFEKAIIDAEASFAHGQTYVALSRCTSLEGLVLKTPITSSAIINDRTVSVFNESVEENHPDERVLNESERHFQLNLISELFDYQPFLYPISRLIDIFYKNHTSIKGDVIDHLQTIKDDGVVALMKVSNGFKNQLAQICEDNILPENSSQIQERFTKAVDYFVTQTKGNILKPLNAIQFSTDNKTVKSDFTKQFDSLQEKLLEKLFALQKINNGFKVRDYLKVRANAVLQKSSPVKKKTVASKRDPILALKLRQLRDDISKDLGIPHFQIFTQEALYAMCDDLPRTEKALLSTVGMGKTRVTKYGEQILEVIEDYCKKNGINKLNEQKKEDKKPTKQITFELFKSGLSIKEIVKERSLTTGTIESHLASYIPSGDVDILELIDTKKYKQIVNAIEDTEFKSLTDLKEKVDKSFTFMELRMVLMSMEN; encoded by the coding sequence ATGTCAAAAAATCCTGAATTAGAACTTGCTCTACAATTTATTGATAAAACAGATAGAAATATTTTTGTTACAGGAAAAGCAGGTACAGGAAAAACTACTTTTTTACATCAAATTAAAAAGGAATCTTTAAAAAGAATGGTTATTGTAGCACCAACGGGTGTTGCAGCAATTAACGCAAAAGGAGTAACAATTCATTCTTTTTTTCAAATGCCGTTTGGTCCTATTTTACCAGATCAGATTGCAAATACAAACCAGCAACGTAAGTTTTCTAAAACGAAGATTGATATTATAAAATCGTTAGATTTAATAATTATTGATGAAATTTCTATGGTTCGTGCCGATTTGTTAGACGGAATAGACCAAGTGATGCGTCGTTATAAAAACCGAAATAAAGTTTTTGGTGGTGCACAGGTTTTAATGATTGGAGATTTACAACAATTAGCGCCAGTAGTTAGGCCAAATGAATGGAGTTTGTTGCAGCAGCATTACAATACTGTTTACTTTTTTAGTTCTAAAGCGTATCAAGAAGCAGATGTTGTTTCCATAGAATTGAAACATATTTATCGTCAGAAAAATGAAGATTTCATTACCATTTTAAATGAAATTAGAACCGATACCTTATCAGAAAAATCTGCTGAAATTTTAAATAGAAATTACGATCCCACCTTCTCTCCTACCAAAGATGATGGTTATATTACCTTAACAACTCATAATAATAGAGCCAATTTAATTAACAGTTCAGAATTAAATAAACTCAATACCAAAAGTTACTTTTTTAAAGCTGATGTTTCTGGTAAATTCAATGATAATGCTTTTCCGAATGATGAAAAGTTAGAATTGAAAATGGGAGCACAAGTAATGTTTATCAAAAATGACTCCTCTCCAGATAAGAGATATTACAACGGAAAAATAGGAATTATAACAGATATTTCGCTACAAAATGTAACAGTACAGTGTCCCAATGAAATTGATGAGATTGTTACAGAAAGAGAAACTTGGGACAATGTAAATTATTCCATTAATGAAGAAACTAAAGAGATTAAAGAAGACGTAATTGGTTCTTTTTCTCAAATTCCCTTGCGATTGGCTTGGGCAATTACCATTCATAAAAGTCAGGGTTTAACCTTTGAAAAAGCCATTATAGATGCAGAAGCTTCTTTTGCCCACGGACAAACGTATGTTGCCTTAAGTAGATGTACTTCTTTAGAAGGTTTGGTTTTAAAAACACCAATTACCAGCAGTGCAATTATTAATGACAGAACCGTTAGTGTTTTTAATGAAAGTGTAGAAGAAAATCACCCAGATGAACGTGTTTTAAACGAATCTGAAAGACATTTTCAACTGAATTTAATTTCTGAGTTATTCGATTATCAACCATTTTTATACCCAATATCTAGATTAATTGATATTTTTTATAAAAATCATACAAGTATAAAAGGAGATGTTATAGATCATTTACAAACTATAAAAGATGATGGTGTTGTAGCTTTAATGAAAGTTTCTAACGGATTTAAAAATCAGTTAGCACAAATTTGTGAAGACAATATCTTACCAGAAAATAGTTCTCAAATTCAAGAACGTTTTACAAAAGCAGTAGATTATTTTGTAACACAAACAAAAGGTAATATTCTAAAACCTTTAAATGCCATTCAATTTTCTACAGACAATAAAACAGTAAAAAGTGATTTTACCAAACAGTTTGACAGCTTACAAGAAAAGCTATTAGAAAAACTGTTTGCGCTTCAAAAAATAAACAATGGTTTTAAAGTAAGAGACTATTTAAAAGTAAGAGCAAATGCTGTTTTACAAAAATCATCACCGGTTAAAAAGAAAACAGTAGCCTCTAAACGCGACCCAATTTTAGCGTTAAAACTACGCCAGCTAAGAGATGATATTTCTAAAGATTTAGGAATTCCGCATTTTCAAATATTTACACAAGAAGCTTTATACGCCATGTGTGATGACTTACCTAGAACAGAAAAAGCATTGTTAAGCACTGTTGGAATGGGGAAAACTCGCGTAACCAAATATGGTGAGCAAATTTTAGAAGTCATTGAAGATTATTGTAAAAAAAACGGAATCAATAAATTAAACGAGCAAAAGAAAGAAGATAAAAAACCTACCAAACAAATTACTTTTGAGTTGTTTAAATCTGGGCTTTCAATTAAAGAAATCGTTAAAGAAAGAAGCTTAACTACCGGAACTATAGAAAGTCATTTAGCGAGTTATATTCCTTCTGGAGATGTTGATATTTTAGAATTAATAGACACTAAAAAGTATAAGCAAATAGTAAATGCTATAGAAGATACAGAATTTAAAAGCTTAACAGACCTAAAAGAAAAAGTAGATAAATCATTCACTTTTATGGAGTTAAGAATGGTTTTAATGTCAATGGAAAATTAA
- a CDS encoding GIY-YIG nuclease family protein, which produces MFKQYFIYIITNEKKTVLYIGVTNNIQKRISQHYFDSQNAKKSFAGKYNCYYLLYYETFEDINLAILREKQLKGLRREKKDKIISDFNPNWDFLNNDVL; this is translated from the coding sequence ATGTTTAAACAATACTTTATTTATATAATTACAAACGAAAAGAAAACAGTTTTATATATAGGAGTTACAAACAACATTCAAAAAAGAATTTCTCAACATTATTTTGATAGTCAGAATGCAAAGAAATCATTTGCAGGAAAATACAATTGTTATTATTTACTGTATTATGAAACTTTTGAGGATATCAACTTGGCTATTTTACGTGAGAAACAGTTAAAAGGTTTAAGGAGAGAAAAGAAAGATAAAATTATCTCAGATTTTAATCCGAATTGGGATTTTTTAAATAATGATGTTTTATAA
- a CDS encoding GIY-YIG nuclease family protein, producing the protein MFKQYFIYIITNEKKTVLYIGVTNNIQKRISQHYFDSQNAKKSFAGKYNCYYLLYYETFEDINLAILREKQLKGLRREKKDEIISDFNPNWDFLNNDVL; encoded by the coding sequence ATGTTTAAACAATACTTTATTTATATAATTACAAACGAAAAGAAAACAGTTTTATATATAGGAGTTACAAACAATATTCAAAAAAGAATTTCCCAACATTATTTTGATAGTCAGAATGCAAAGAAATCATTTGCAGGAAAATACAATTGTTATTATTTACTGTATTATGAAACTTTTGAGGATATCAACTTGGCTATTTTACGTGAGAAACAGTTAAAAGGTTTAAGAAGAGAAAAGAAAGATGAAATTATCTCAGATTTTAATCCGAATTGGGATTTTTTAAATAATGATGTTTTATAA